Genomic DNA from Phycisphaerae bacterium:
CGGCACGAATCGCCCGGTTCGCCTGCGGTAATTCTCATACAAATCGCCGTGCAAGGCCAGCAGGAACCGCTCTTCGACTCGGACCTTGAGATGAATGAGCGTGAAATGGGCCACGGCCACCGCAAACATGGCCGGCGCCGGGACCGCAACAACGGTGCACACCATCAGGGCCAGACCCAACGAATAAATCGGATGACGCGACCATCGGAAAGGGCCTTCCGTCAGCAGCACTTTCTGCGAAGTATCCACGCCAAGCCGCCACGACCGCCCCATGTATCGCCAGCAGTAAATCGACAAGCTCAGGATGACCACGGCCAGAATGGCCGCCAGCCAGCGCAGCAGCTCCGCCAGCAGGGGCGCCGCCGATAGATCAATCATGGCCAGCCAGAATCGCCGTTCGGTATGCTGGTTGGGAATGACGAAGGGCAAAGCGATCCAGCACAGAATCGTGGGGATCCAGAGGGTCCACAGTCCCTGTTCCAACGATTGCCTGGGAACGAAAACGCGCGCAACCGATTTCCCCTTCCGTGCCGCGCGGAAGATCTTCACGACCACGCATCCCCAATAGCCCAGGACGACGCACCCGACGATGTAAGCGGGCAGGGGACTCACGATCCGCTTCGCTCCTCCACCGGCGCGGCGACATCATCCGGTTTGTGCGGTCCCTGCGTCGCCCGGCTCGACCGCAGAACGCATATCGCCATGATCTCGTGCTCGCAGGCACGATGAATCGCAGGTGCCGCATCGACGTTGAAGTGGCCGACTCCCACGGCATCCGCTCCGAGCGTCTCGCGGGAGATGACCGTATTCAACAGCACGGTACGTTCGTTTCCCGCGGCGAGCACCACGGGATTGCCCGCGAAACAAATGGGACAGGCCGCGCCCAACACTGTTGGCTTGTAATAATGCACGCAGCGAATCACGTTGTCGGGAATCGGCGGCGGAGCGGTGGCGTCAAGCAGCAGGAGCAGATCCACGTCGATCCCCGCCTTTTTCAGCCGCCACGCGAGCCGGACGGCGTTGTCGGCACCATAACTGTGCCCCACCAAGACGATCGGCTCCTCCGGTTCCCCGTTCGCGGCTTCCGCCTCGAGTTCGACGGCCAGTGACCGCCACCGCGAACCACTCATGTCCGCCGCCCGGACTCCCTCTTTACGCAGCTCCCGGGCGAGATCGTTCAATCCCAGAGAGAAAACATCCATCAGGCCCCGCAGGCAATAGACGCGTCCGATGCGCGGCGCGTTCCCCGAGGGCATGTGCGGTCCCGCACAACCTCCCAGGACAAGAAGCAGCATGCCCAGGAGAACGCTTTGAACAGCCGCCCGGCGATCCATCGCTTGACCCGAAACTCCCCGAAATTGCAGACCTGCTCTCGATCCGCTTTCCAAACCGCCCTGCGTGGCCATTTCTCCACGGTCGCGATAGCATACCAACATCGGCGCTGCCACGCATGCGTAACAACACGTTTACCTGGACCGACCCGCGGGGAGCGCGTCGGCGGATCAGCCCCATGCTTCAGCAGGATATTGCCCGCCTATTGTCGGAAACGGCCGATCTCCTCGAGATCGACGGCGCGGAGACTTTTCGCATCAGCTCCTTTCGCCGGGCATCGCGTAGCCTGGATGACTTCACAGGCGACCTGCAGGCCTGGGCGGACGAGGGGAAGCTCACCTCGATTCCGGGAATCGGCAAGGGCATGGCCGCACGCATTCAGGAGTATCTCGACACGGGCCGCCTCGAGGAGCACGATTCGCTCAAATCGAAGTTTCCGCCCGGCCTGCTCACGCTGCTGGACGTTCCCGGCATGGGACCCAAGAAGGTGAGCGTTATCCATCGGAGCCTGGGCGTGGGAAATCTGACCGAACTCCGGCGGGTGATCGAATCGGGGGAACTGGCCGAATTGCCCGGCTTCGGGGCTGCTTCCGTCCGCAAGATCGCCGAAGGAATCACTTTCCTGGAGAGCAGCGCGGCACGGACACCGCTGGGTGTCGCCCTTCCATTGGCCGAGACCGTGCTCGATCGTGTTCGTCTGATCGACGGCGTTGTCCGGGCCGAAATTGCCGGGTCGCTGCGTCGTGGATGCGAGACCATCGGTGACGTGGACATCGTGTGCGAGACGACCGAAGGCCGGGCTCGGGACATTGTGCGGACCTTTACGGAGTTGCAAGGCGTGCAACGTGTCCTGGCCTCGGGTGATACCAAGGGCTCCATCACCATCGAGCTCGAGCAGGGGCGCCCGCTTCAGATTGATCTTCGCGTCGTACCGGGCGAATCCTACGGCGCCGCCCTCCAGTACTTCACCGGCTCCAAGGAACACAACGTGAGGGTGCGGGAATTCGCCGTTCGAAAGGGATGGCGACTCAATGAGTACGGGCTCTTTGATGGCGAATCCAGCATCGCGGGCCGCACGGAAGCGGACATTTATGCCCGGCTCGGCCTGCCCATGGCTCCGCCGGAACAACGCGAGGACCGCGGGGAACTGGAGCTCGACGAGAAGGCGTTGCAACTGGTCGAACTGGCCGACATCCGCGGCGACCTGCACATGCACACCATGGCCAGCGACGGCAGGAACACCATTGAAGAGATGGCCCTCGCGGCCAAGGAGAGGGGCTACGACTATATCGCCATCTGTGACCACTCGAAGAGCTCGGTCATCGCCAACGGATTGTCCATCGAGCGCATGTGGCAGCACATTGAGGATGTCCGCGCTGTGGACAAGAAAATCAAAGGCATCGCCGTGCTCGCCGGGTGCGAATGCGACATCCTGGCTGACGGATCACTCGACTACCCGGACGACATCCTTGCCGCCTGTGACTGGGTCGTCGCCAGTGTCCATTCCGGCATGAGTGCGGCGAAATCCGGGAAGGACGGTCCGACGCAGCGGACGCTGGCGGCCATGGAGAATCCGTTCGTCTGCGCCATCGGCCATCCGACCGGACGGCTGATCAACAGGCGCCCCGCGATGGAACTCGACATGGAGCGCGTCGTGCAGGCGGCGGCCGAGTCGCGCACCATGCTGGAGATCAACGCCAGTTGGCAGCGGTTGGATCTGAAAGATATTCACGTGCGCCAGGCTCGTGCGGCCGGGGTCACCCTGGTCATCAACACCGATGCGCACAGCACGGATCAACTGGACCAGATGCGTTTCGGCGTCATCACCGCCCGCCGCGGCGGAGCAAGAAAGGACGATGTGGCCAACACGGGAACGCTTGCCAACTTGCGAAAACTCATTCAAGAAAAGCGGTGCAAGAAGTAGATCGCCCAAACGGCGGACAACCACAGGCCGGAGGGGGCTAAGTCAATGGACGGTACGATTCTCAGTTTTGCGTTGCTTGCCTTGGGCCTGACCCTGCTCCCGGGGGCCGATACCGCTCTGGTTACGCGCAGCACGCTTCGCGGCGGCAGAACAGCCGGCTGGTACACGACAATGGGCATTGTCCTCGGCTGCTCAATCCATGCGGTGCTCTCGTCGATGGGACTTTCGGCGATTCTGGCTCGATCCGCTGAGGCGTTCCAATTCGTAAAAATAATTGGCGCCGTCTACCTCGTGTGGCTTGGCGCCAAGACATTGTGGCAGGCTTGGAAAGACGGCCGGGTTGGGCCGACCGCAACCGCATCGGAGCATCGACCCCCGATCACGATTCGGAGCGGATTTCTCGAAGGCCTGCTGACAAACCTACTCAATCCGAAGGTCGCCGTCTTCTATTTGATGGTGTTGCCGCAATTCGTCCGCCCCAATGACCCCGTGTTCTTGCGCTCACTACTGCTGGCCAGCATCCATATCGCATTCGGCCTGATCTGGCTCAGCGTCTACGCCAGCCTGTTGGAAGTGCTCCGCTCATTCCTGAGCCGCCCGAAGGTTCGAAGCGCCATCGAGACCGTGACCGGCATCGGGCTGGTGTTGTTTGGATTGCAGCTTGCCCGAAGCCGACACGAGTAGCGCACTTCTTTGTCACCGTGTCGCCAAAAGACGCAGCGGGCCGAAGGGCGAACCCTCGACCCGCTACCGCCCCCCGACAAGAGCAGTCCCCCCCTAGACCGCTCCTGAACGTGTCCCTGATGGCAATCCTGGAGGTACGGATCCGGATTGCACGCTTATTGAGGTCGTTCGGCTTGGCTCAGCGAGCCTTACCGATCGGTTACGGCGGAAGCTCCGAGGCCAGTCCGCCGACCGCGACCCCCATTTTCTAGAGCAGCGACAGAATCTGTGCCGCTTGCTGATTCACGACACCCAGCAGGCTGATGCCCGACTGGATAAGAACCTGCTGCTTGTTCAAGTTCGACGTGGCCACCGCGAAGTCGGCATCGCCGATGACGCTCTCGGCCTCGGAAAGTCCGACTTGAGAAGCCTGCAGTGAATTGATGGCGCTACCGACCTGGAATTTCTGGAATCCGCCGATTCGGCCGCGGATACTGGCCACCTGGCTGACCGCATCGCGGATGGACAGCAGCGCCCCCGCAGCGTCGGTTGCCAACGCCGCGGCGGAACCGGATCGCAGCTCGGAGAGGCGTACGGTCCCGTTTCCACCACCGAGTTGGAAGGTGGACAACGAGTCGATGCCGATCGTCTGGCGCGTGTCCGTCGTCGTACCCAATTGGAAGGTCGCGCCGCCGGACGCCTGGACCGTGAAGCTCGTCGTCGTGTTGGCCGTGTTGCCCTTGCCGAAGTCATCACCGAGCGTAAACGACAGGCTCAGGCCGTTGGCACTGTATACAACGTCCAGACCATCCGTGCCGGCCGTCTGTCCGTTGATTTGAATGTTCGCGTCTGTTCCGGAGGTCTTGGCAACGTTCTGCACGTCATTGGCCGTGCTGCTGTCCGTCGTCGCCGTTCCGTAGCTGCTGTTCACGTACCCCCCGGAAAGCACCTGCACGCTGACGAACGCATCCTCGCCATACGTCGTCGAGTTCAGCCCGATGTTGGCCGCGTTCTGAATCGCAGAAACACCGGTCTGGTCCTTGGCGGCGTTGATGGCGGTGACGACTTCCGCCTGCGTCAGGCTGCTGGCAATGGTCAGCGTCGCGGCGCCGAGCGTTCCCTGGATGGTCACCTGGGTCGTACCCGATGACCGCGTCGTCGACGCTCCACCGAATGTGGCAAAGGTCGACGTGGCAAGCTGGGCCGATGCCACCCGCGTCACCGTGAGCGACGTGTCCGACGTCGACTGGCTTCGCGAATAGAC
This window encodes:
- a CDS encoding isoprenylcysteine carboxylmethyltransferase family protein, with the translated sequence MSPLPAYIVGCVVLGYWGCVVVKIFRAARKGKSVARVFVPRQSLEQGLWTLWIPTILCWIALPFVIPNQHTERRFWLAMIDLSAAPLLAELLRWLAAILAVVILSLSIYCWRYMGRSWRLGVDTSQKVLLTEGPFRWSRHPIYSLGLALMVCTVVAVPAPAMFAVAVAHFTLIHLKVRVEERFLLALHGDLYENYRRRTGRFVPRFRMVQRLEPARDP
- a CDS encoding LysE family translocator, which produces MDGTILSFALLALGLTLLPGADTALVTRSTLRGGRTAGWYTTMGIVLGCSIHAVLSSMGLSAILARSAEAFQFVKIIGAVYLVWLGAKTLWQAWKDGRVGPTATASEHRPPITIRSGFLEGLLTNLLNPKVAVFYLMVLPQFVRPNDPVFLRSLLLASIHIAFGLIWLSVYASLLEVLRSFLSRPKVRSAIETVTGIGLVLFGLQLARSRHE
- the polX gene encoding DNA polymerase/3'-5' exonuclease PolX, which encodes MRNNTFTWTDPRGARRRISPMLQQDIARLLSETADLLEIDGAETFRISSFRRASRSLDDFTGDLQAWADEGKLTSIPGIGKGMAARIQEYLDTGRLEEHDSLKSKFPPGLLTLLDVPGMGPKKVSVIHRSLGVGNLTELRRVIESGELAELPGFGAASVRKIAEGITFLESSAARTPLGVALPLAETVLDRVRLIDGVVRAEIAGSLRRGCETIGDVDIVCETTEGRARDIVRTFTELQGVQRVLASGDTKGSITIELEQGRPLQIDLRVVPGESYGAALQYFTGSKEHNVRVREFAVRKGWRLNEYGLFDGESSIAGRTEADIYARLGLPMAPPEQREDRGELELDEKALQLVELADIRGDLHMHTMASDGRNTIEEMALAAKERGYDYIAICDHSKSSVIANGLSIERMWQHIEDVRAVDKKIKGIAVLAGCECDILADGSLDYPDDILAACDWVVASVHSGMSAAKSGKDGPTQRTLAAMENPFVCAIGHPTGRLINRRPAMELDMERVVQAAAESRTMLEINASWQRLDLKDIHVRQARAAGVTLVINTDAHSTDQLDQMRFGVITARRGGARKDDVANTGTLANLRKLIQEKRCKK